One window of the Salminus brasiliensis chromosome 1, fSalBra1.hap2, whole genome shotgun sequence genome contains the following:
- the LOC140577371 gene encoding uncharacterized protein, which translates to MAACELKGELKYRDGQTKTFTVRTENNLKSVISSVKKLSSDVSEVLTSLVEQEKCLTASGNGDSRVDGEEEEEEEEGDGDEQDDVEETAVLKSNSGGPPAKRLKASKS; encoded by the exons ATGGCAGCCTGCGAACTGAAAGGGGAGCTGAAATACAGAGACGGACAGACCAAAACATTTACAGTCCGAACAGAGAATAACTTGAAATCAGTGATCAGCAGCGTCAAGAAATTAAGTTCAGATGTCTCGGAGGTTTTGACGAGCCTCGTCGAGCAGGAGAAGTGTTTAACTGCTAGTGGGAATGGAGACTCTCGTGTGGACG gtgaagaggaggaggaggaggaggaaggtgaCGGTGATGAACAAGACGATGTAGAAGAAACGGCTGTACTCAAATCAAACTCAGGAGGACCTCCAGCGAAACGTCTGAAGGCTTCAAAGTCTTGA
- the ubr7 gene encoding putative E3 ubiquitin-protein ligase UBR7, with the protein MAANEGGEEATVSLVDVLEEDEELEQEASAVLGGSDSEKCSYPEGYVKRQALYACNTCTPKGGEPAGICLACSYKCHEGHELFELYTKRNFRCDCGNDKFGETECKLFPEKEKVNSGNKYSHNFFGLYCTCDRPYPDPEDEVPDEMIQCIVCEDWLHGRHLGCVVPECVELQEMICESCMNKSPFLWTYAAHIAVPPVLKVCKAEEEGKVEVEHDEEEKKPEKEATKSPVDDKQVEMNGTAGCKRKLQELENSSAEGSYSACRLGEMKTSGHSRAQQGAVFWPAAWRTKLCSCTHCKNLFMDAGVAFLLDETDTVLAYENKGKTTEQASGAEGRDPLMSALDNLNRVQQLEIIHEYNDMKTELKDYLQRFAAEGKVVTPEDIRHFFEQQQSRKRRRANAGQYYCS; encoded by the exons ATGGCGGCAAATGAGGGCGGTGAGGAGGCGACTGTGTCTCTGGTGGATGtgctggaggaggatgaggagctGGAGCAAGAAGCTTCAGCTGTGCTCGGAGGCAGCGATTCAGAAAAGTGCTCCTATCCAGAG GGCTACGTGAAGCGTCAAGCTCTATATGCATGCAACACCTGTACACCAAAGGGAGGAGAACCTGCAGGGATTTGCCTGGCCTGCTCCTACAAGTGCCATGAGGGCCATGAACTATTTGAGCTCTATACCAAGAG GAATTTCCGATGTGACTGTGGAAATGACAAGTTTGGGGAGACTGAATGCAAGTTATTCCCG gagaaggaaaaagtgaATTCTGGGAACAAATACAGTCATAATTTCTTTGGCTTGTATTGCACCTGTGACAGGCCTTACCCAGACCCAGAGGATGAG GTTCCTGATGAGATGATTCAGTGCATCGTCTGTGAGGACTGGCTGCATGGTCGG CACTTGGGCTGTGTGGTGCCAGAGTGTGTAGAGCTTCAGGAAATGATCTGCGAGTCTTGCATGAATAAATCTCCTTTCCTCTGGACCTATGCTGCCCACATTGCTG TGCCTCCTGTACTCAAAGTATGTAAAGCAGAAGAGGAAGGAAAAGTAGAGGTGGAACATGACGAAGAGGAGAAAAAGCCTGAAAAGGAGGCTACTAAGAGCCCAGTGGACGATAAG CAGGTGGAGATGAACGGGACGGCGGGCTGCAAGCGGAAGCTCCAGGAGCTTGAGAACTCTTCGGCTGAGGGCTCATACTCAGCCTGCAGGCTTGGAGAGATGAAGACCTCTGGGCACAGTAGAGCTCAGCAGGGGGCTGTGTTCTGGCCTGCTGCTTGGCGCACCAAACTCTGTTCCTGCACCCACTGCAAG AATCTGTTCATGGACGCTGGAGTGGCCTTCCTCCTGGATGAGACGGATACGGTCCTTGCTTATGAGAACAAGGGCAAAACCACAGAGCAGGCAAGTGGGGCGGAAGGCCGTGACCCTTTGATGTCTGCCCTGGACAACCTGAATCGCGTTCAGCAGCTCGAGATCATTCATG AGTATAATGACATGAAGACGGAGCTGAAAGATTACTTGCAGAGATTTGCCGCAGAGGGCAAG GTGGTGACCCCAGAAGACATACGCCACTTCTtcgagcagcagcagagtcgtAAAAGACGGCGGGCCAATGCTGGTCAATACTATTGCAGTTGA